One genomic region from Nostoc sphaeroides encodes:
- a CDS encoding DUF4079 domain-containing protein — translation MSLELSASIKYWLNFFHPVLMWALLVLSIYAAYLGLQVQRTRNAQGEEKKELIKGKYNVRHYQIGSILLALMVVGAIGGMGVTYINNGKLFVAPHLLAGLGMTGMIAFSAALSPYMQKGANWARATHILVNFTLLGLFAWQAVTGVQIVQRILTKA, via the coding sequence ATGAGTCTGGAACTTTCTGCGTCGATAAAATATTGGCTGAACTTCTTTCATCCGGTGCTGATGTGGGCGCTATTAGTACTTTCAATTTATGCTGCCTACTTAGGGCTGCAAGTACAGCGTACCAGAAATGCTCAGGGGGAAGAAAAGAAAGAACTGATTAAAGGTAAATATAACGTCAGACACTACCAAATCGGGTCTATACTCCTAGCTTTGATGGTGGTAGGTGCAATTGGAGGGATGGGTGTCACTTACATCAATAATGGCAAGTTATTTGTCGCGCCTCACCTGCTGGCAGGACTGGGTATGACGGGTATGATTGCATTCTCTGCTGCTTTGTCGCCTTATATGCAAAAAGGGGCAAATTGGGCACGGGCAACTCACATTCTGGTGAATTTTACCCTTTTAGGGCTTTTTGCTTGGCAGGCTGTCACTGGTGTGCAAATTGTCCAAAGAATTCTTACTAAAGCATAG
- a CDS encoding DUF1997 domain-containing protein has product MLSKKSEYKSWEITEAVLPVASSQEAAQDTLTQANVAPVTKFSGRYQDFMEMPAPAEKVAQYLNNHASWFSRCAEPMKVQLLGENGYALVIGRFGAFGYDVEPKIGLELLPPDEGIYRIRTIPIPDYQPPGYDVDYRASLQLIENHTSTSIGEITRVEWELDLIVDLHFPRFIQRLPKSIIQSTGDRLLNQIVRQVSRRLTRKVQEDFHKSLEIPFPGNSKQKR; this is encoded by the coding sequence ATGCTTTCAAAAAAAAGCGAATATAAATCCTGGGAAATAACAGAAGCAGTTTTACCTGTAGCTTCCAGCCAAGAAGCAGCCCAGGACACATTAACACAAGCAAATGTAGCGCCGGTCACAAAATTTTCCGGTCGTTATCAAGATTTTATGGAAATGCCTGCCCCAGCAGAGAAGGTTGCCCAGTATCTTAATAATCACGCCTCATGGTTTTCGCGTTGCGCTGAACCCATGAAGGTGCAATTACTTGGGGAAAATGGCTACGCTTTAGTAATTGGTCGTTTTGGTGCTTTTGGTTATGATGTAGAACCTAAAATTGGTTTGGAATTGTTGCCTCCAGACGAGGGTATTTACCGCATCCGTACAATCCCTATCCCTGACTACCAACCGCCTGGTTATGACGTAGACTATCGGGCATCTCTACAGTTAATAGAAAACCATACTTCCACTAGCATTGGTGAAATTACCAGAGTTGAATGGGAATTGGATTTAATAGTTGATTTGCACTTTCCCAGGTTTATTCAGCGATTACCCAAGTCTATAATTCAATCTACAGGCGATCGCTTACTTAACCAAATTGTCCGCCAAGTCTCCCGCCGCTTAACTCGCAAAGTTCAAGAAGATTTTCATAAATCTTTAGAAATACCCTTTCCTGGGAATTCCAAACAAAAGCGCTGA